The genomic window aggaatttgatgaagagaaaaatcgatgggattgtctctaataaagctaggtccgcataaccagtcttcggtggtctggggattatcaaagacatttatccctctggaagcggggtcagcgatgttttcgtgacttctgacgaaatggaaatcacaaggaaaggtttccaacaaggaattgaccttttgaattctgttttgtacaaaaatgttccaaatgtgttttttagaaagtatccaagacaaggcaattgtagagtcagcaaagagatgagatgaagatatactcaaatttttcttgaagatgtgaaaaagtctatgagccagagtgactcccaacactattccacaaagttccaatttggggatggtgagtttattttttagcggagaaattttgtttttagaagcgataagccgcgacgatacagaaaagtctgagtatgtcgctttgagatacacacaagtgctgtatattttttccgatgcgtcggtgaaaataattaattgaacatcaacaactttcttttgtaaaagtaagcatcgaggtaccttgacctcttctatagttttgaatgtcgataagaggttttgccaatttttcataatgatgggtgagtcaatgggttgatcccagtccagtttctgggaccatatttcctgtatcaagagcttagcgttcacaaggacaggggataaccatcctagcgggtcatacaaagtagcaatgtaggagagaatagtacgtttagtaacaacattagccaatttgaagataggagttttaaacgaaaagtggtcgcgttctgaatcccagaatatgcctaagactttatcagatcccgtgaagttaagactgacttcagagacgggatttaaattgtgttgagacagaaattctgaagaactgcagttccacttgtggaggaggaaaccatgggtttctagcaaagaagttaattgttcgaaaagacaacttaattcatgaagactgtcagcaccgctgatcaggtcatccatatagatagattcttgcagaacactagtagcaagttcgtgggtatgtttgttgttgtcagcgatgtgcttgataactctttgagcgataaatgggctacttgggagcccgaagggtaatctttgaaattgatagcaccgtaaaggctgctgaatattgtccctaaagagaaaatttaacagaaatgtttcagtgggacaaatggcgatttgtaggaacatagccttgatgtcgcctactagtgcgaatttaaactgacgaaacttagcgagaatgtcaaaaagttcatgttggacgacataacctttgtctatgacgtcactgagggagattcccgtagacgatttattgtttggatcgaaaactatacgagtggaagtagtagagttggatttgaaaacgggaaagtgagggagaaagtaattaggtttacctgagtcatttagcatttttaacggcacttgaattatttgtccgttattgagatattccgatataatgtcctgatatttttccaataaatcagggttgagttgaaaacgtttctcgagactgagaaaacgtctttttgccgagagaaacgaatttcccatgtctatatcttcgatagggagtttgagattgagtgtggactcatatcgtccattggggagaacattaacatgttttacaaaattaatttcagcggggtgatcattaatgagatcggtgttctgaggagcggcttcttccagctcccagaatttttgtaaatgatcggatagttcctcgttggacactaccggctcatttacggcggaaggagtgttatgagaacaacaagtaacgagagagtttgaataaaattccaaagcctttttagtatttttcgacttaagagcaaagtctggaactgaccctgatatcgtgtacccgagtagagtgcgttgaagaacgggaagaccttttcccaaacgaattatttcaggttgaatgatatcgttatacaggtctgcaccgagcaggataccaattggggatgttacatggaacatcggatcacctaatggtatctctgagggtatgtttagtttgctcgccgaaatagaaatttgaggaagcggatttgttatctttgggagtacagagcacgagatgtcaaaaggaacgtcgttagcgacagcgaaaattgttgtatctacaatagattgagacgaggatgaggtggagttaattccattgatccgtaattttccatctctagtggtgagtgacagttcctttacgaggtcagcactaataaatgaaacctgtgaggccgagtctaaaagtgcctttgcgaagaccctcttgccgctaggagcgacaagatagacctggagtgtgcttaataacaccaaatgattatcaagcgaggctgcagatagagccattgaatgtggagtcgaattttgaagattaacttccgtttcaggagctctaacatgtgagggcccctgttgtgaattaccctgtgtatgggagttatttgagatagcggttttattatgattatttgagttgtgttggccaacagccgcggaagggttactatgacccgttttgtcgaaatggagcaacgtgtgatgacgagatttacaaactatgcaagagaatttggatttacactgatcgagcatgtgagacccaagacaattaatacaaaatttattttgtttgacaaaactaaaacgttctttagaattcaactgcttgaactgaggacaagagtagatcgagtgagagtcgttgcaataggaacatttcttaggacctaagcgaggcgaaaggttactggtagaagtgtctgaggctaggtgtaaagagtgtctggaagtagtagtcgattttggttttgattgagattgaatattctcaagatgaacaacgcgtgtctcgatttcccctagaaaatggacaaaatcaggggtagcttggctaccaccggattggaactcaagagccctaatggtaggtgcgtcgagtttctgagtagcgatatgtatgagaagtaaatgcaagagatctgaagggggcctattcaagttcaatagggccttgaaattatttgacatgaccgtatgaaaatttcttaattgtgagtgatttgcgtttccagaaataggaggcgcatcaagaatttgagagatgagagttttgataagcgatttagagttggcgtacctttgtgtcaggttatcccgggctattttgtaattgtcacctgtgagtgggatatgctcgagaagcgtcaaaggctcggaagttagaaaacttttgaggtaaatgagtttttccagatcacttaatgtagtatcagatcctattattgtatcaaaggtctcaatgaatgaattgtattcagtaactaagccactaaatggttttaactgaatacgagggaggtttactgttcgttgcctagccatagactgtgaggttagagaagaattagggtcaaattggagggagggggtagcagtcacattagaactttcaatgacctctaacctttcttccaatagagaaattgtatccaaatatttatcaaaaaccacagaggaatcagtagagggggtaggttcctcggggatcgtctccagcacattttgagcatcgcggaaaagtccgtaagaatgtttgagttgtgaaattatttcacgaattttatatttgtttagagaattaagagttgtgggaaccgaatcagccaacttggttatatcaagttttgcggtgagcctctgtcggttatattttgatcggtcagccatgttgcgagaatgtgagattagatagattatttgcaaatgtctaaacctataaatcgatgcgaaaatgagagaatatgtacaatatattatatattacacgtttaatagtgtgagattggcttaatagtatcaccctgtatgagcgcagattagtatatgaaatgcaaaactataaaatttcaaaatatatgcaattttccaaaatgggtatttttcagcaagtgtgagacacccttaacaagtatttaaattaattaaattgaaggaaaaaacaattatttattttctatagttttctagaagtgtaaaatgagcttaagcgaagctaaatgtagcaaaaacttacaatttatgcaagaaaacaaaattatttttaataatttttgtaacctgtgaaccaggcttaatcggattcaaaattataaatttaatttaaatcaaaaggttgaacaaacaatgttaaaattataacacccgtactatcagccaagaaatgagtacactttttgtatactataaacagaaaaatatatttacgaaaataaaataatgtaatatatgcaaatattttttcatacaaacaaaacgactcctttatttgaacaaagcaagtagtttctgaaattgcacgtgtagaccgggcttaacaacctaccagctattgtagagacgtgctgggttaaatactgagaatttgagtgcagaaagagaggaatattttatttttgtgccggggcggcgtggcttggaaatttccaaatgcaacagaaagacactataaatgaaaaaccgttattctcagaatagagattatcaaaatatgcaaatacgaaggaccttgaggatttaattaataaataattaatatgatacggctcgatggaacagaaatgtttaggcaatacgtaaagtatccttaacaatagtaacctatacttattgtacggttatagagtatattcccataggtaagctggttaagagtagataacgatttttcatatgtaatttaaagtattatctgcataaatggcacaaagaatatttgctacgagaggtatatggttcaaaatgcatacagtatcacgactaataagttatgttcacatacatgtagagtacttacagttttattccttgatgacgtgtcacatcagagctctgattgaattccataatccatttggttcatttgtaaggcactcactaatacgctaaataaatcatcgtcgataatactgagcagattgaattatctgagcggtataaaacgatagcaaaaaaagccggtaaaatgcggcctttttacgaatagcgggagcgtcgatagattagagatgattctcgttagaaagcttttgacgatctgccccggcgaggggttcaaatgcgagtctcaacaataacctggagtttccagaaaggttacataaatactacttgaattttaagtaatcagtagtacaggggcgtaactaattattttagtgagccgtgtataatatatttattgtacaacgCCTATGTATGTAACGCACCCTAATGGGGTGCGAAATGGGGTATGAAATACATATACAAAAAGCGTGAAtgaataagaaaaaaaattacaaaaaacttaGGTACATTTTTAGTATTTCAATACTTGGTATTTAAATACGTTTCAACATCGGtatttgtatttatgatactgtcccaaatttactaaaatttgtgattttttatatctaattgttttatttaagTCGAGCATAGCCACAGTTATAGGTATTACCTACAGATCACTCTTTATAGTACTTAATaacttttcagtttcatttttaaatacatctacaaaaaaggTACTACATAGAATatatttgattatttcattcataggagattctgaccaatagaaagctacagaaatctaaattaaactgataacttttttgataattgcccgtcgtcaagcatattacgtcagatgcccttcgttgctacgaaaaaaatacattcagtgacattaatgacaaaaatgttttaaaaattataaaagtgatgactgatgactttcaaccgtcaaatacatgtttataacaactgtgtgtttagtactaatttgtacttacataaataaattacaataaaattttggttttgaacagttttgttcatgaaataatcgcaacaaattgcactcgatctctaaaattaatatagaatttttgccctcgtgacacttcgacataatttcactcgcctacggctcgtgaaattaaaactgtcaaagtgtagctcgggaaaaattcaataattttagagctcttgtgcaattactactgattattacattcataggagattgtgatcaacagaaagctacagaaatgtaaattaaactgataacttttttgataattattgcccgtcgtcaagcatattcAATTaatgccctcgtgacactttgacataattaaaactgtcaaagtgtcactcgggaataattcaataattttagagctcttgtgcaattcatagaggtatatattaacatagagggagcctaccttccgcgcttcctgacgacaagatctcatggactggtttgctgcatctctttctaacacattgtatcgaaaatctatgatgacattcagtgtgaatataggcacggaagaggaggacaactgtagcagctttactatgcgtaagagtgaaacagcactaatccaaataaaaaagatggtgtcgtcacttcgctctgaatgacactctctctatgctaatatataactctatggtgcaattactactgataatttgatTCATTCacaatgtgaatttttaaagtgATTAATACCAGAGACATGTAAaaggatagacttggctagggatatgccactcaatgcatcggggtgtaacgtcgacataggattgagtggtctagccatcttttacagtcacatgcgcgggatcgtttagttaaaagagatagatagaccacaccgatcgactgtttccatgctgtttccgcgttacgcttttttggtgagtatgccgtgtctacgcttaatatgtcaatggttAATACAGAAAAACCACAGAATAGAAAACAAGTTGTtttctattgttttgttttctattctgtgaaaaaactttatttatatgcccatttcgccgattcacgttcatataggcaacccaaattacacggcaGAAAGTAGTGGGTCAGGATGTAGAATTGCGTCATATGAACTACTCACATCAGCTCATCAGCAACAGGCAACACGTTGCATGTGTCATGTGTTTCTTTATAGGTTAGAAAAAAGTTTTTCTGTCGTATCGTGTTCAAACTTTTGGTATTTTTACCAAttattcaattaaattaattgtaaatttttttagtACTCAAGCATAAATCATAATGGAGTGTTATGCAAATAAATTGAAAGAGTTTGCCAAAGAATTATATTCCATTAACGCTATAAAATTTGGAGAATATAAGACTAAAATTGGGATTATGACTCCTGTTTACTGTGATCTAAGAGTTATTGTTAGCTATCCTAAACTACTGGTAAGAGTAATGCAATTTTAGTAAAAGTACTAACAATTATTTTACTACTTTAATTCATATTTAAGTCATATCATTGAAAACATAAATACATACTGACAGACTTTTTTGTACATTACTTTGTACTAAATTGATAGTCTTCTTCTTTAGCATGGTCTATCATGCTAGTAGGTTACTGTACTACTGTCTGTTTATTACCATCAAGTCTTCCCCGGATGATGAGGTCCAGCATTTTCACCATCATTTTGGTGGTCCTACCCTGTAGTCTTTTACCTACTTGGTTTTTGCGCTTTTAACGAGTCTGCTGTCCTCCATTGTCTTTTATGTTTGTTCCAATATCTTCGTCTCTGGCAAATATATTGGCTCTGACCCATGGTCAGCGTAGCTGACACAtgttttttttctacaaaatcAGTTATCATATGCAATATTTTCAACCACATTGTCCCACGGACCTCACATCACTATTCAAAGTAATTACAGCAAACAATACTCTAAACTTTACTAACAAACTGTTAcaacactattcaaaataattaaattaaccACTACCTCCTACCTAAAACGCTTCTCATATGCTTTGTCATGGTCAGTTGTAAACAAGAAAGGAACAGAAACATTACCACTTTTAAAGCGTTCTACAgtcataaaaatgaaaaaataaaaatatttgctgtctttttctataacaaacgtttgttatttatatacaaagtaagtgattgatgtgatcgttcatgggtattctttcatttttccgactgtaagtgTATGTTACCACGATTATacaatttttgataataaaagtgtcatatttaaatattttctttcttTTAAGGTGACTCTATCTGATCTTATGATTCagaaagtaaataatataaacaattttaaCCTACTATGTGGAGTTCCATATACAGCATTGCCCATTGCAACTGTACTGTCTACAAAAACAAACATTCCCATGGTGATGCGACGAAAAGAAGCCAAAGATTACGGAACAAAGAAACTCATCGAAGGAATATTCGAGCCTGGTCAAAATTGTCTCATAATAGAAGATGTCATAACTTCTGGCAGTTCAATTTTGGAAACTGTAAAAGATCTTAAAGACGCAGGTTTGAATTGTACTGACGCTCTTATTTTATTGAATAGAGAACAAGGAGGTGAAGCTTTTTTGAATAATAATGGTATTAAGGTTCATTCTTTGCTGGGTATGATGCAGCTAATGGAAATGTTGAAAGAAGCAGGTTGTGTGGATGAGAAAATGGTAGAGAAAGTAAGAAGCTATTTGGCTTcaacgaaagttgataaaacagCTTTGAATCATATTACAGAAAgtaagttgtttaaaattttgaTTGTATTTTGAATAACAGGAGGTACCAAAAGTAAATTAATTCACTTTGATGGGACTTAtatagagtgagttttatgttTGGAATGCCTCAATTATCTAGGAAATAGCTTGCACGATtattatagattttggtgggtaaggttTTAATGtgaccgatattatagtggtatttacattgttgtcaaatctagCGTGTTTCTGTAAATCTaggaactttcttatttcaaatggaaaaccctgtatattttttgcattttgaagtcctTAGGAATTACTTATGGACTTCAAAACGtaacgaatttttttttcatgtaatatttcctaCACCTAAATGCCGTTATTTTGGAGTTATTGCTATTATAGTATATGATGTAGACAATATCttacgttctttggatcattgggaacaataaaggtcttttgtaatttttctctgaagttggttgttttcgagttataaacaatttaaaactgaaaaaagaacaaaagatgacaattttcaaggttcaaaaacacaagtaaaaaatataatttttgaaattacaaagtacctaaattcaagttcaaaccttctgTCAGCTCCtcataagaatttttggcatgttTTGCCAAAATGAAGTAAGCCCAAATTACTTATCGggaactgataaaataaggtttgaacttgaatttggtcacttcataatttcaaaaataatattttttacttgcgtttttgagccttgaaaatcttCATTTTTCGTTGTTgccagttttaaattgtttataactcgataacgtttaattttagagaaaaattataagagaccttttttgttcccaatgatttaaagaatctaaaataatgtCTGCTTGTGCCgaaacatttgtttttttttataatttgtttaaatgttttttattttaaataaattttctttcaAAATAATCACTATTTCTTAAAGATTTCAAAACGCAAGAAATATACAgcgtgttccatttgaaataagaaacggattattagatttccagaaaacggaagatctgacaacaatctAAGTACCTACCACTATAATGTTGGCCATTTTAGAAGAAtaggggtctaccccaaaatcccgacagccacaataccgacggccaaaatcccgacatgccagaatctcgacaggccaaaatcccgacaggccagaatccctacaggtttgataagtttctttttaacatgtaattacatttatttcttgtttttttgtttatggccatctgttttttattttttgttactaaacaaaagtattttgtattaaaagtattaaacaaaagtcggaatttttacttatgcgaggattgttgcatggcgggattttggcctgtcgggattctggcatgtcgggattctggcgtgtcggtgttttggccgtcgggattttggctgttggtattttggctgtcgggattttgggagACACCGGAAGAATAGagaccaaaatatataaaaatcgtaTAAGCCATTTCCGAAGTAATTGAGGTGTTCCATACATaatctattctattctattcataaaactcactctgtattggtattaacctaatattatgcTGATGTTTGCTATTATGTTTTTTAAGATCGGCTTAATGTGTCATTCCGATCCAGAGCTCTGAAAGCCAAAAACCCTGTTGCACAAAAGCTGTTCCAAATAATGCAGACGAAACAATCAACCCTATGCGTAGCAGCAGATCTGTTGCATTCAACTGACTTATTAAACTTGGCAGAAAAAGTGGGTCCAAGCATATGTGCCCTTAAAACACATATCGACATTATGGAAGACTTTCATCTAAATTTGATTGGTCCCTTACAAGAAATAGCCAAGAGGCATAATTTTATCTTATTCGAGGATAGAAAGTTTGCTGATATTGGAAAGACCGTGGAGTATCAATATAGTAAAGGTATGATTCATTGAAAATTTGACCCGTTGAGCTGCCCCCTCCTTgcagaaattaaaaacaaatagccctaAATTACGAGCTATTTGAGCTTTCATATCCTgcagattaaaaattttgagctcctTACACTGgccaggaatttaatattttttgtgggGGGAAGGGGGCTGAGTCAATGTTGATTCAGCCCTCCACTATTGAAACATAGAGATATTTAGtcgatctttgcggcagaattacgagctatttatgagcttccGAAGTGATATAGATTCGATTTTCAAGCTCGTCCGATTAACCcacaaacaaccctttaattgatacaacaaaaatgttgagaaaaattaaatatatcgtatcgcggatataatCCGTATAGAGTGTAAATTCTACGAATAAAGTCCTAATTATTGACTCTActcatttcgatta from Diabrotica virgifera virgifera chromosome 5, PGI_DIABVI_V3a includes these protein-coding regions:
- the LOC114332643 gene encoding uridine 5'-monophosphate synthase, with amino-acid sequence MECYANKLKEFAKELYSINAIKFGEYKTKIGIMTPVYCDLRVIVSYPKLLVTLSDLMIQKVNNINNFNLLCGVPYTALPIATVLSTKTNIPMVMRRKEAKDYGTKKLIEGIFEPGQNCLIIEDVITSGSSILETVKDLKDAGLNCTDALILLNREQGGEAFLNNNGIKVHSLLGMMQLMEMLKEAGCVDEKMVEKVRSYLASTKVDKTALNHITENRLNVSFRSRALKAKNPVAQKLFQIMQTKQSTLCVAADLLHSTDLLNLAEKVGPSICALKTHIDIMEDFHLNLIGPLQEIAKRHNFILFEDRKFADIGKTVEYQYSKGIYQISSWAPLITVHSLMGKGVLDAIKNSTGLQERGVFLLAEASAAGNLITESYVKDTLKMAEEYSDLVAGVVCQNPLFLNSHGLIHLCPGVQIEKKGDTLGQRYNSPETVVLEKGADIAVVGRGITQAPDPATAAESYRQLLWNAYERRLEQKRD